The Symphalangus syndactylus isolate Jambi chromosome 3, NHGRI_mSymSyn1-v2.1_pri, whole genome shotgun sequence genome has a segment encoding these proteins:
- the LOC129478562 gene encoding uncharacterized protein encodes MEEYSRIWSLKATNGFLPRIKNTGRPNMQPRLRIFRAPPRLCPRAPAHIPSLKRLRLTETVRPAIPILYVWAVNRRSRLNPRKITEESKAQTREKNKKAKGGKLGRDPPPLSQPHPSLPLLHWTKPKQKRNKNKNEKKNTTRKQLLRSRRHFPPPPDRCCALAAARFPTLQPEPRAPPGPKREALAGTCGDGSCNVRKARLRPRPQCPGADSLSQPAGASGQQGGRTGSTGRSGPGGGWDLKVPSHLLPVLGPGTLEEPGWRLQKIPGWRKQPRARVAAAGVSERDKPPETELRPRPAPSSPHAAPPARLSRWRARVLAVRVTSGCVGARKKILRWNVGTGLWRWLSAVLPGKLSTDYPTADAVKEEPKSSEGMCPRAPKLAVELELKPQLQSLCSELPGCSSQNTLWQYFHNENK; translated from the exons ATGGAAGAATATTCTCGTATTTGGAGCTTAAAAGCTACAAATGGTTTTCTCCCACGAATTAAAAATACag GACGTCCCAACATGCAGCCTCGACT ACGCATTTTCCGTGCTCCACCACGACTCTGTCCCCGCGCCCCAGCCCACATCCCTTCTTTAAAGAGACTCAGACTGACAGAGACGGTTCGGCCAGCTATCCCGATTCTCTATGTCTGGGCCGTGAATCGCCGATCAAGGCTGAACCCCCGCAAAATTACAGAAGAATCTAAAGCGCAAACgagggaaaagaacaaaaaagcaaagGGGGGGAAGTTGGGTCGAGACCCACCCCCACTCTCTCAACCCCACCCAAGCCTACCTCTCCTACACTGGACAAAACCGAAACAAAAacgtaacaaaaataaaaacgaaaAAAAGAACACCACGAGAAAACAA CTCCTCCGAAGCCGCCGCCATTTTCCGCCCCCGCCGGATCGCTGCTGTGCCTTGGCAGCAGCTCGCTTCCCTACTCTGCAGCCTGAGCCACGGGCGCCGCCCGGCCCTAAGAGGGAGGCCCTGGCCGGAACGTGCGGGGACGGCAGCTGCAACGTCAGGAAGGCCAGGCTCCGACCCCGCCCGCAGTGCCCCGGCGCCGACAGCTTGAGCCAGCCGGCGGGAGCTAGCGGGCAGCAAGGGGGCCGGACAGGCTCCACTGGGCGGAGCGGCCCTGGCGGTGGTTGGGACCTGAAGGTTCCATCGCACTTACTTCCTGTTTTGGGTCCGGGCACTTTGGAAGAACCAGGATGGAGGCTCCAAAAAATACCAGGATGGAGGAAGCAGCCACGGGCGAGAGTGGCTGCAGCTGGAGTGAGCGAGCGCGACAAGCCACCGGAAACGGAGCTGCGGCCGCGCCCCGCCCCCAGCTCCCCGCACGCTGCCCCTCCCGCTCGTCTGTCCCGCTGGCGGGCCCGCGTGCTGGCTGTACGCGTCACTTCCGGCTGTGTCGGCGCGCGAAAAAAAATCCTGCGTTGGAATgttggtactggtctgtggcggTGGTTGTCGGCTGTCCTGCCGGGAAAACTCAGCACTGACTATCCCACTGCTGATGCTGTAAAAGAG GAACCAAAGAGCAGTGAAGGAATGTGTCCAAGGGCTCCCAAGTTGGCAGTGGAATTAGAATTGAAGCCTCAGCTCCAAAGCCTGTGTTCTGAACTACCCGGTTGCAGCTCACAAAATACACTTTGGCAGTACTTTCATAACGAAAACAAATGA